Genomic segment of Bemisia tabaci chromosome 9, PGI_BMITA_v3:
GAAAATTGCCATTTTCAGGAATAAGTCTGCTGCATTTGTTCGTTATTTTCTCCGCCAGTGGCGAGCCgagaacgatcgattatcgacatatCCCCATTTTAAGccatggtaaaggatcgatcgCTAAGGTGTCCGTTGTAAACAGTCAGTtcttcgatccttttccattggtttaaatggaggatcaaacgatacatcgcaaagcacgccacgtcattTCCCTCCGCACTTTTCCACGGACGAGACGTATGAATAAGCAAAATCGTCGTCTCccacacgaaggaacgtaactccaatccaaggttgccaaattgactccaacaattaatttattttacaaaaatgtaagtgtgcaatttttatccaaatttgtctgatttttgcatgaaatctgaagaaaaatcagtgaaattttcagttagaaatgcccaagatttttctggttaaaatgcaatttacgaagggaaatttggcaacattgattgGTAGTTACGCTCCTTCGTCTAGAAAACGACGAAACGGGAACCTTTCAGGTGGGTCTCGCATGGGTATGACGTCCAGTCATGCGTCtaattcattcattttgatTGTGAGCGTTGGATTTCTGTATcggaattttggaattttttgcggAGATGCAACAACAAAGACAGGACGATTGCAGACGGTCTTGAGAAAACACCGCTGGAATCTTGCGTTAGTCATTCGAGCGATATCAACGatggaaaaaaagttcttttTGGAGGTCGGCATTTCTTAAATGCGTCGGAAATAATTTTCGCCGGATTTTCGGAATACAACGTTTGGCGTTTAATCGACGAGGGATCTTAAGTCCAACAAATAATTGCAACGCATTTTGCGTATTACTCTcagtgtggaacttggtcaTCGCCTGATCTGATTACACAATTAGCTCAGGCGATCACAGTTTTCTGTGACGTTTGATAAAAGGAACGTTAAATGATAATTTCAACTGGTGAGCCTTTGAGTTTTTGTAGCTTTTTTTTCGCTTCGGTTTTGCTTCATTGTTCGTAACAACCCACATGTAACATCGGTTTGCACGCAATTTTAGCAGCTGGtgcaaagtttctgaaaaaacgTTCTACGTGTAATTATACATATGCATAACCCGGAAAATGAAGGTCCAGTACCCATCTCTCAACACTGTTCTTTAATTCATATTTATCGGTCAGATTTGACTATGATCAATTTTGCATAAACAACGAAATGAAGGGGCAACACACACTATTTTATAACCTACAGATTGAAGGGGCAATGGTTAAATTAAATATGCTAAACCcggaaaatgaaggcgcaataTACAATGCGTTTTACAGCCTTGCCTTGTCGCACAATACCAATCCCAAAACACTGTaaaataattcatatttttcagcacAATTTGGGTATAAACTTTTGTTCTTAAATCCCCGTTTTCATACTACTGCCATGTCCCACTATTTATTAATGTATTATTCATTCTGCTTCTATAAAGTTGCACTTCTTATAGTGCAGTGGTCCAGTCTGCTTACAATTGAATAGACGTATGTGAAAACGTCCGATATCCACTATTAGATTAGATCCacccacttgtacgatccttgcgcgctgaactctttccatatcttcgttttgagcgttcgtTTGAATCGCTCGACaatagaggctttggttgtcgagtacgaactgtacatattgatcttgtgacgcttcatcaatgcttgacatttgaagttgtagaattccgagcccatatcgacttgtaaatgtttcggagactttccggctgctttgagaacgcgttgcatgGCTTAAGTGACATCcgtggccgttttcgatttgagcggttcggcccacgcctttttcgagcacgcgtcgatgacggtgaggagatatctgtatcctttgttgaccgaggcgtacggttgcatctcgacgagatcggcttgccataaatcgaacaatccgagaatccgtactcTACGACGtggatagtttcgtcgtgcaggtttatgtagctcctcgacgatcccacgtttttctgccgacatgataattaccgtcgacgtcgtcgtcgtcatccgctctctcgattcaaatgctgtttcgatgctactattttaaccagacgattgtaagattgttgaagttggtggatacgctccagacagtgttgacctaatttcatggcttccttccacttccgttcggaccattgtttgttcaccggaaagtcgatgacataagtgtTGATTCTTCGGAGAAAGAGAAGGgatcgatgtttgtggttgacaaccctaACGTTTTTTAAACGCGTACGTTTCTTGAACGCGTGCGTTTTCCAAATgcgaactgttttaaactgtaatagtaaatatacacaaaaaaaaaattgattcatcatactgaacattgcaatatccaatgCCAGTTGCTCATCcaaaaacacaaggttccgaTACGCATCTCCAAAAGCACACtattaaaaatggaaattcccgaatcagaccctactctccagtctctgataccagacccatactgtaagatatggtctatcgatgccgaaaattttacaagtccgaaatctcgaaaacctaaagtcgtatcaaaattccgtccgtacagttttccgatcttcgatagtgtgaAAGAATCGAATCGAtccgcggcggatcggaggaTGGTGATTTCCTCCCCTTCTGAAagtctatatatttaatatcctagggccttttttggcctcctaccgtttgtgctaattcgatctcggaaactactggaccgattttcctcgggttttttttaaatgaaagctcttaggctgtaggtGTGCAGGttaccctcggtttttcgatttgcgcgaccgacgttgcagaatttacctcgatttgataactacatatttgcatttttgacgctggacagtttgtgctaattcgatctcagaaactactggaccgattttcctcgggttttttttaaatgaaagctcttaggttGTAGGTGTGCAGGTTaacctcggtttttcgatttgcgcgaccgacgttgcaaaatttaccttgatttgataacgacaaATTAGCGATTttgccgctggacagtttgtgctaattcaatctcggaaactactggaccgattttcctcggatttgttttaaatgaaagctcttaggctgtaggtGTGCAGGTTtacctcggtttttcgatttgcgcgaccgacgttgcaacaTTTActtcgatttgataacgacatatttgcattttttgacgctggacgagtcatatggttgggggacctcccaccctctgattttccgtttccctctccaggtaaacccatccctacctgcctttaacacgtgtcacccttctactcTGGCATGGGTCCTGTGGCATTATACCTGTCGTTCTTATGCCGTCTGACTCGGAACACCTGCTACGtatttcctccgtcgggttgtCCAGGTTTCTTATTAGTGCGTCTAGAGTTTTGCTTTCTTGattttgtttttagttttttttttttttttttttttttttttttttttacatgaaaattccttaattttgatgtgtatttttcagaagataattttcctttttacggcagcacaggttttactattaattaacttttttacagcAGCTTATCtattcttccaagagaatcagTGACTAATTTTCACCCTTTCGTaccgttaaattttcacaaagtgtattgtttttcttttacaggagtgtttttttttttatttttcaaggatgtttctttttcttgaaGTAGGTGGTTTTCATTATTActttcttattctttgtttttgaatttatcattttgccaccaggaagtcctctaattaCTTGTAGTAGCAtttggctcgcggagcgagtgactgggggtccagggggcttgcccccggctggcggcgcaagcgagcgtatcgagctgaagcagctagttaaGATAAACATGCtttgaatttcttcaaaatgtcgATTCTAAAGGCCTCCACAGTATTTTACAGTTTACCAatagttgattttttggacatcggacgttttcgcgtACGTCGATTCATTTAGAACGTACTCGTAGTATTCTATTAATACCCTACTaattgtatgttttttttttttgtttttttttttttcagtggaaggTTTCAAAGCTGCCATGCTCAACCTAGAACCCCACGAGGCGGGCTTAATCGTTACATCGGCCCTATCCGCAATGGTCGAGAAAAAAGTGagtctttttctcttttaaagacTTTAGGCGGTTGCCTCAATAATGGTTTATGCCGGAAAACTTTGTTTTGAGgaaaacgcatttgaagttaTACTTCGCGAATtagtacggtgggtacgatcaaaatcgacgattttttgattggaaattgccacttCGGGAGGTCATACTAGATGCTCTATTAATGGCATTGTTCTATTAATGGCATTGAAGACATAGAATACGAAATTGATTTGTTAATTAAAATAATACAGGACGCGGCTAAATTAGCCACTCCTCCACCGAAATCCATAAAGGCGACCAAAGAGTGCCATACAGTGCGATGATGTGCCGTGCTTCTGTGTTAAATCTACCATTATGCTTCTATTTTTTTCcggataatttattttatttttttcctttattttcttgtgttttgcAGAACCGCCTTTCGTTCCATTTGGGACTTTGATCAATTTCGTACAAGCAATTATGACCAATGGAGGAAGACTTCGAACCGCAATTTACGAAGCCCTCAAAAAACAATATTGTACCCCCCCGCGAAAAGTTAAAATGGTGAGTTATCATGAAATGGATTTGTCCAGAAttgccttttttttcaaatttgtctaACTATTTGGCTCGGGGCTTCCATTGCTAACTAAATTTCAAACTAAAATTAGCCACTgtgtaaagtttttttctttctgtgaaCCATGTGAATAGTCCATAGAATCCTCTGCCTTCTTGTAATTAACCATCATTGGTACTTTTTCTCCTTCCCCAGGTAGAGCCTACGACTGGCGAGGTTGTCGAATATATTGCCGATTACGTTGAAAAATCTCCCGAAACCGGTGCACCGATTTTCGAAGACCCACCCTCACCCATTTCTTCTTCCGATACAGCTGTATCCGACGAGGGCAATGATCCTGAAGCTTCTTTTGTTTACTGGTCAAAGGCAGGACCGAGCGCCCCTCGAAAGATGAGTTACGGGAGTCTTGACCCACTGGTAAGTTTGTTTCTCTTTTGTATAATGGAGTACCGAATAGTATCATTCTTTGATTCAATTGTCGTACAGACGTATGATTTTCTTGCCACCATACAGTATTTGACGTGACTGGGCCACGAGACATGTATTCTTTTGgaacattttctttttgaattatATTGCAGACTATGTATCTTACCTTTGCGAGAGAAATTAATGACAATAGTCAATATTTGGGGGTGatttaaattttccttcatttttaatgGGATTTGGA
This window contains:
- the LOC140225477 gene encoding uncharacterized protein isoform X1; the encoded protein is MFFFFVFFFFSGRFQSCHAQPRTPRGGLNRYIGPIRNGREKKPPFVPFGTLINFVQAIMTNGGRLRTAIYEALKKQYCTPPRKVKMVEPTTGEVVEYIADYVEKSPETGAPIFEDPPSPISSSDTAVSDEGNDPEASFVYWSKAGPSAPRKMSYGSLDPLIDPATGIIPQKACADAIKKLRPTLSRDAKLARLNTSTRKIMAGVKRSMDTQTESFDDFIQDYMNELLSRDEFKDDPVP
- the LOC140225477 gene encoding uncharacterized protein isoform X2, coding for MTNGGRLRTAIYEALKKQYCTPPRKVKMVEPTTGEVVEYIADYVEKSPETGAPIFEDPPSPISSSDTAVSDEGNDPEASFVYWSKAGPSAPRKMSYGSLDPLIDPATGIIPQKACADAIKKLRPTLSRDAKLARLNTSTRKIMAGVKRSMDTQTESFDDFIQDYMNELLSRDEFKDDPVP